In the genome of Desulfovermiculus halophilus DSM 18834, the window AAGAACATGTACAAGAAGCATTGGATATTGTGAAAGCTCAGGCAAGTGTTCGAAACATGACTGAGGAAGAAATCACATCCATGGTGCAAGGCTTGTCCAAGCAACTGAAAAAGATTACTGAAGGCGGGGCCGAAAGCCAGGAGAGGACGGAACAGCCCCAGGAGCCGGCTGTGGATCCAAAAAAGGCTATCCGTGAGAAATCAGTTGTTTGCCTGGAATGCGGAAAGACATTTAAGGTCTTGACCAAGCGCCATCTGGCCCTGCACGGTCTCACCCCGGAAGAGTACAAGGAAAAATGGGGCATGAAGAAAAATACGGCCCTGATTGCCAAAGGTCTGGCCCGGCAGCGGAAGCAGAAGATGAATGAGATGCAGCTCTGGAAGCGGAGAAAGGCGAACAATTCATAGCCGGACATTCCGTCTTCGAACACGGTAAACCCGGCTTTTCAAGTCACCAAATGGAATTTTTTTATCGTTCCCACGCTCTGCGTGGGAACTCTTTTGGACGCTCCGGCGTCCAGAAAGAGACCGCGGGAGCGGTCAGGAAAGCTCCCACGCAGAGCGTGGGAGCTATAAGTAATCGCCTGGCTCTTTGCAGGCGTTTGTTGTACCCAAACTGCAGCTGTAGTGTTTGTAAGTCACCAAATGGAATTTTGGGTTCTTCGACGCAGCGAGTGGATGCATGAAATACCACGTCCTGGGTCGAAGAGCCAAAAAAACTCACCGCAAATGGCCGGGGATCACTGCGACCGGGATGGGCTCCATCTTGTGCCGGTTCTTGGCGTGCAGCTTTGTATAAATGTCCAATACTTCCCGTTCCCGGTCCGAGAGAAAGCTCGGGTCCCCTCCCTGTTCCGCGAACTGCATGGCCTGCTCAAGCTCTGTATAGCTCGCCCCGAGCTGGTCCTGGTCGCTTCTGCTGTCCGCCCACAGCCCGTCGGTGGGGGGGACGTCCATGATCTCCTGAACGACCCCCAGGTGCCGGCCGAGGGCGTAGACCTCCGATTTCATCAGGTCGGCGATTGGAGCGATATCCACGCCTCCGTCTCCATATTTGGTAAAGAATCCCACCCCGAAATCCTCGATCTTGTTTCCGGTCCCGGGCACCAGCATCCCGTGATGAGCGGCAAAGGCATACAGGGTGAGCATGCGCAGCCGGGAGCGGGTATTGGCCATGGTCAAATCGTCCTGGATGTCCCGGGGAAGTGTGTTCTCCACGGCCTGAAAGGCGGATGTCAGGTCCACACGCACCCCCTGAACCTGGGTGAAGCTGGCCTCCAGCCAGGCGATGTGCCGGGCGGACAGCTCCATCTGGCTTTGGGGCTGATAGATGGGCATGTCCACCGCCAGGACCTGCATCCCGGTCCGTGCGCACAAGGTGGAGGTTACTGCGGAATCGATTCCTCCGGAAACACCGACCACAAAGCCCTTGGTTCCGGCATGGCGGGAGTAGTCGATAAGCCAGTCGACGATGAATTCGCATACCTTTTCCGTCTGCATAACTTCTCCTGAGGCCGGATTGCAGTGAGCATGAACCTCTCAGCGCAGCTGATAGCGGCGAACCGCACGGTTGTGTTCAGTCAGGGTGCGGCTGAAATGATGGCTTCCGTCGCCCTTGGAAACAAAGTACAGGTAGTTGTGCTGTTCTGGGTTTTTGGCCGCCTGGAGTGAAGCCAGGCCGGGGGAGCAGATCGGCCCCGGGGGCAGGCCGGCATGGGTATAGGTGTTGTAGGCATTCCCCTGGTCCCGCAAATGGGATCTGGTCAGGTTTCCATCAAAGCTCTGTCCCAGACCGTAGATGATGGACGAATCGCATTGCAGGCGCATGCCCCGCTGGAGTCGATTGGCAAAGACGCCGGCTACGGTTCTGCGTTCGTCAGGTCGTCCGGTCTCCTTTTCCACCAGGGAGGCCAGGATGACCAGGTCGTGAATCCGTTTGGGATCCGGGCTGGACTCGGGCCACAGGGTCTGGACCTTGGTGCTGAATTCCCGGAGCATGAGGCGGACAATGGGCTCCGCGTCCCGATCGGCCGGACGGGGCAGGTGATAGGTTTCAGGGAAGAGATAGCCTTCGGCGGAGTCGGCCGGGATGTTGAACTCCTTCAGGATGTCCTGGTCATGGATCGCGGCGTTGAACGCATCGTAGCTGGTCAGGCCGCTTTGGCCCACGATGTCTGCGGTCTGCCACCAGGTCAGGCCCTCGGGAATGCGAAGGGTATGCAGAACCTGCGGCCCCCTGGCCAAGGTCCGCAGAATATGCAGCCGGCTCCACCCGGTGTCGACCTCAAATTCCCCGGCCTGAATATTGGTGGACAGACCGGAACAGACGGCCAGCAGCCTGAAGAGCTTGGGGCGGGCTATGACCTTGTTCGCCCGGAGTTCATCAGTTATCTGGGCCAAGCTTTGCCCGGGCTGAATTCGGATATGCACGGTTGTGCCCGGGGTCTGGACCGGAAGGAATGTGTACTGGAGGGCAAACACGGCGCAGAGCAGGGCGGCGATGAAGGATGTGCACAAAACCACTGCCGCCCGTCGTTTCCACACGATTTTCATTCAGTATGCCCGGTGGTTGGAGTACAATCCGTGGGTGAACTTGAAGCGAGAAAGCTCTCCAAAATGACGACAGCCGCCATCTGGTCCAGGACCGGCTTTTGCTTCCGGGCGGAAAGCCCGGATTCCCGGAGTCTCTGGGCCGCCTCGGTAGAGCTCAGGGTCTCGTCCTGCAGATAAACGGGCCGAGAGGTGATCCGGCTGAGACGGCGGGCGAAGTTCCGGGCCTGCCTGGTGCTCAGGGTCTCTTCACCCTCCAGGCCGACAGGGAGTCCGACCACCAGGCAGTCCACGCCTTCCAGGTCCAGGACATCCTTGATTTCGCTAAAGAGCTGGGAATTGTCCTTTTTGACCAGAGTGGCGTAGGGCAGGGCAAGGGTCCCACCCGGATCGGACATGGCCAATCCGACCCGTTTGAGCCCAAAGTCAATGGCCAAGACCCGCACACAGTCTCCAGGCAGGGTCTGCTCTAGGCAGAGTTGAATTCTCCGGATTTAAGCTCATTCTGGATCTTTTTCGCCCATTCCCGGCCATACACCACCCTGTTTATGTATTCCAGGGCATGGATGACCTCCCGCTTGGGCTGCAAGTCCAGCAGGATGCGCCTGATGCCTATCTTGCAGGACGGGCAGCTGACCACTACGGGCAACTGCAAGGGGTAGTCCTGAATGTCCAGGGCAAGCTGCGCCTTTTTGCGGTCCCGGATGGTGTTGTATATATGCGGGGATGTCAAGGCGCCCAGGCCGCTCTCCCCGCAGCAGCCGGGACTGAGCTTGACCGGTTGGTCCAGCATCCGGCTCAGGGCCAGAGCGTAGACCTGGCTGCTGGTGTTGGCCGGCAGTCCGCTCCATTCGCTGTGGCAGGAACTGTGCAACAGCAGGGGGTGCCGGGAAACGTCCCGGTCTTCTTCCTGTGCACTGCGTCCGGCTTTGACCTGCTCTTCAATCCTCGCACCGTATCTTTGGTCCACGTACTGCAAAATATCAAGGAGTTTGGGGTCGGCGTTCTTCCGGCTCATGGTCCGGGTCCGGAGGAGGGATTCCCGGCATGTGCCGCAGGATGTGACCACCGCTCTGAGCTGAATGCGGTGCTCCTGGGCCAGGGATATGGCCCGGCCGATACCTTCATCAGCAGCGTTCTGGGTTGCCCTGTATTCCTGATGGGAACCGGACGCCAGCAAGGGATATCCGCAGCACTGCTGTCTGGGAGGGATGATCACCGCGGTGCCCAGGCTGAGCAAGAGATTGATGGCCGCCAGCCCGATCTCCTTGGAAAACAGGCTGGCTCCGCATCCGGGGAAGTAGTAGACCCCGGAGACCGGGGCTCCCGGCCGGTGTCCTCTGGGCCACAAAATGGGTGGTTCCCCGGGCTGGAGGACCTGGTACAGGTTGGTGAAGTCCAGGCTGGGGGCGGGTTCGCGGAACAGGATGTTCGTGCGCCGCTCGCGCCAGGACCTGGGCAGCCGGGCGATGGTCTGCTTCTGCACGCTTTGCCCGATGCTGCTGACCTTGGCCGCTGCGGGCACTCGTTCCGGGTTCCTGCTTAAGTACTTCATGACTCTGGTCTTGATCGGATGCTGACCGGTCCAGAAGTCCTCTTCCAGAAATGAGCGCATGGACAGGACCTGGTCCGGAACATTGATCTTTACCGGACAGATGGCTGTGCATTTTCCGCAGGCCGTGCACCGCTCCAGGATATCCTCCAGGGATTCCATAATGTGCTTGTCCGGCTGTCCCTTGTCCAGCAGACTGTAGTACAGGGCCTCGATCAGGGCGCCGAGGGTAATGATTTTGTTCCGGGGGTGATAGAGAAATCCTCGTTCCGGATAATACATGGGACAGACCTGCTTGCATTTCCCGCATCTGGAACAGGTCTGAATGGTGCGCAAGAGCTCAATGAGCTTGTCCTTGTGCGGCAGGCTGGTCTTGGCGATATCCTGGATCAGTCGGTTGAAGGAAAAGGTGTATGGAATCTGTTGAATCCCGGACTGCACCAATTTTCCTGGATTGAGCAGGTTTTTGGGGTCCACCTGCTGTTTGTAGGCGAACAGGTCCTGGATCTTTTTCTGATCCAGAAAGGCGATCTTGGTGATGCCGATCCCGTGTTCTCCGGATACCGATCCGCTGAGCTCCAAAACTTTCCTAAACACCTTGCCGGCGGCCTCCTCCGCCAGGCGGAGCATCTCCTGGTCGTTCGAATTGACCGGGAGATTCACGTGGCAGTTGCCGTCTCCGGCATGCATATGATTGGCTATGATGATCCGAGTGGAGCTCATATGCCGGTGGATGTCCTCCAGGTCCTGAGCGTGCTGCGGATGCCGGCTGATCAAGTCCTGGAAGAAGTAGTGGATCTGGAGCTCAAACTCCTGTTCAGCTAATTTTTTGCTGGAGATCTTTCGTTTCAGGACCTTGTTGGCAAAGGTCATCTCCATGTCGATAAACTCGTCCCCGGGGTCGACCTGATCCAGTTCGCTGACCTGCTGCAGGGCCTTGCGGTAGGCCCGGGCCAGATAGTGAAGATTCAACTCTTCGATAAAGTCGGCGAACTCGGGGATGGCCTGGATGGGGATGACCACGTCCTCATTGATCTTAAAGCCGCTGGTGTGCTTGGTGATGGCGCTGAGCCGATGCCGGTCGTGCCAGAACTCTTCAGCCTCTTTCTCGTCCCGGGCCACAAAGACGTCCACATTGTCCACCTTCTCCGCAATGGCCACAATGTCCTGCTTGATCTGCTCCAGGGCCTGCAGATCCCCGGAGTCTATCTGGATCAAAAGGACGGAGATCGGCTCGCCTTCGTATTTCTGGGATTTTTTTTCATACTCAATGGCCTGGACGTATTTGGTGCCGAACTCTTCCAGGGAGGACATCTTGACCAGGTCGCCCTGCTCTCTGATCCGGTCCCGGAGCTGCACCAGCTCAGTGATCACCCGCATGGCATTGTGCATGGACTGGCCGAAGAACTCCAGGCACAGGGTCTGGGAGTGCTCGGGCTTTGGGTACAGGGTAAAGCAGGCCTCGGTGATGATCCCGTCCACCCCTTCCTTCTGAATCCCCGGCAGGCCGCCCAGGACCTTGTTGCTGACGTCCTTGCCCAGCCCCGGAGCGCGGATATCCCCGCCTTCCAGGCTGACGGTCCGGAGCAGGTTGCCTTGGTGGTCGGTGACGTCAAAGACGGCCGTCTCCCGGGGCAGGATTTTGTGCCGGGGGTGATTGCGCCGGGTGACGGTTATGCTTTGCCCGGAGGGCTGGACCATGGTGTAGCTCAAGATATTGTCCAGGGTGGTCCCGTACTCGAAGGCAAAGGGTCCTCCGGCATTCTCCGAGATATTTCCTCCCAGGGAGGACGATGCCTTGGAGGCCGGGTCTACGGTGAAAAGCAGGCCGTGTTCGGCCACGGCTTCAATGGCGTTGAGGGTTATCACTCCGGTTTGGGCGCACAGGACCATATCGTAGGTATCGATGGACAGGATGGATTTCATCCGGCTCAGGCTGAGAATAATGGTCCGCCGGGCAGCCGGGATTGCCCCTCCGGTTAGGCCTGAGCCTCCGCCGCGGGGAACGATGCTGAACTCCATTTCGTTGGCCAAGGCAATGATCCGCTGGACCTCTTCCGTGCTTCCGGGGGCGACCAGAAGCATGGGGATTTCCAGCCGCAGGTCGGTGGCGTCAGTGGCGCACTCCACCAGGGCGTTCGGAGCCGTAACGATATGTTCGCTGGGCATGATCTGGGCCAAGCGTTGCTTGACCTGGGATTTGAACTGCTGATCATTCTGATATTCTTCCCAGAAGGATTCCAGTCCGTTTTTGATCTGTGCGTACTCCCCAGGGGCGATTCCCCCTTTTTCCGCCTCCAGGCGTTTGAATACGCTTTTGGCCACGGATTCGGCCGGAATGAAGGGGTTATAGCGGACGATGAAGAACTCGAATGACAAACTGGTAGCCAGCTCTTGAGTGGATTCGGACCAGGAACGAAACTCTTCCGCCGGAATAGAGAGAACGCGGTTCAAGATGGTTTGTCCCGGAACTGAGATATGAGGTGTTTTGTTGTGCATAATTGTAAGCTCAGTGTAAGATATGGGCACTCAATTTGAGAGAAACATGTATTTTAACCGCTTCTTTTCTCCTTGGCAAGTCAGACATGTAATGTTGAAGATATCGTTTGATGTCCAGGGGATAAAAGGGAAGCTGCCCGCCTTTCGGCCCCAGGCGAATCCGGGATGCAGCGCGCGCTGGTGAATAAAAATTGCTGGTTCTTCGACGTAGCTTGTGGATTTTTGGAGCTTGCCATCCCTTCTGTGTGCCCACTTTCGGCCCGGTATTTTCTAAGCCCCGCCAAAGGGGGATCCCTGCCCCCTCCAGGCACTCACATGATGGACATTGCCTTCAGATGGACTGAGCATATCATGCATGTGAGTGCCTGGTGGCGGGACCAAGAAAATGTGCGGGCCTGCCGCTCACGGCACACAGAACAGACGGCAAACTCTTATGTATGCAATTCCACTTTCTGTGTCCAAGAGCCAAATTGCTGCTCTGTGGGGTTGGAACCCTGGGACAGGTCTCAGCCCTTGCTGAGCCGGAATCGACCATAGACGGCCTGGCCCAGGGAGATGCAGGCGTCATTGGGTGGAAGGCTGTGATGGACCAGGGGGACAAGTCCCCGCTTTGCGAGCTCAGCAGGAAGACGTCTGGCCAGGGTTGCATTCTGGAGGACCCCGCCGCTGAGGGCGACATGTGCAAGGCCGGTTGTTCGGGAAGCAGCCAGGGCCCAGTCGCAGAGTCCCTGAATCAGGCCGAGGTGGAACCAGCGGCTGATGGAGGACGGGTTTCGGCCCAGGGTCCAGTCGGCATAGACCTGGGCAAAGAGATGCATGGTATCCAGGGCGGGCGTTTGCACGCCCGGTTTGACAGGGCAGCGGTAGCCGGGGCCTTCTTCCCGGGATTGGACTTGTTCCAGACGGATTGCAGCCTGACCCTCGTACTCGATTTCCAGGCACAGTCCGAGCAGGGCTGATACGGCGTCAAACAGGCGGCCGCAGCTGGTGCTCACAGCGCAGTTGATGCCCTTGTCCAGCATCTGGCCCACCATGTCGCTGGCCGCAGGGAAGGCCTTCAGCCAGGGCCATTCACGGTTTTCGGGGGCATGTTTCCCCAGGGAGAATAAAAAGCTCTGGGCCGTGCGCCAGGGTTCGGCTGCCGCTTTGTCACCCCCGGGCAGAGCGACGGGGCTGAAGTGCCCAAGCCTGTGGGTTTCCATCCGGGAGGGATCAACATACAGAAGTTCACCGCCCCACAGGGTGTGATCCGGTCCGAGTCCGGTCCCGTCCAGAGCCAGGCCCAGGCTGGGCTGATCCAGTCTGTTTTCAGTCAGGACGGCCAGAATATGGGCCGTATGATGCTGGAGGGCAAAAATCGGACGCCCGGTCTGTTCCGCGGCATAGCGGGTAGTCATGAAGTCGGGATGCAGGTCGGTGACCAGGGCGTGGGGAACCGTCTGCAGGATGGTCTGGAGATGGGCGATGGTCTCTTGATAAAACCCAAATGTGGCCAGGTTTTGGACGTCTCCAATATGCTGGGAGACAAAGGCCTGATCATGCTTGGTCAGGCAGACGGTGGCTTTGAGCTCCGGACCCAGTCCGAGGGTACTGGGCCCGCTTTGACCCAATGCAACGGGCGAGGGGACAAAGCCTCTGGCCCGGCGGTAGAGAAGGGGGGATTCCCGGTCCGGCAGGGTGCACAGGACCGAATCGTCGCTGCGGACCAGGATGTCCCGGTTGTGGAGCAAGAATAGATCGGCGATGTGCCCCAGGCGTTCCAAAGCTTCCCGGTTGCCAAGGGCAATGGGCTCGCTGCCGGCATTGCCCGAGGTCATGACCACAGCCGCCGGATGGTCTTTTGGGAAACAGGCCTCCAGCTTGGAGAGCAGAATATCGTGCAGCGGGGTGTATGGCAGCATGAGCCCGATCCTGTCCGTGTCCGGTGCCAGGCTGTCGGCCAGAGGACCGGGGATGCGTTTGGGAACCAGAACAATGGGCCGAACACTCCCGGCCAGCCAGGATATGTCCTGGTCCGTCGGGCGGGCCAGGGCACGGGCTGCGGACTCATCCCGGACCATCACCGCCAGGGGCTTGCCCGGACGGTTCTTGCGCTGCCGCAGGCGTTGGACCGCCCGGGAGTCAGTGGCCAGACAGGCCAGATGGAATCCGCCCAGACCCTTGACGGCCACTATCCGGCCCTGGGCCAGGGCCGCAACAGTCGCATCCAGGGCTTGGTGGCCCGCCAAATCGGATGCATCGCTGGAGCCCGGAGACCACACCCCGGGCCCGCATGCCGGGCAGGCGTTGGGCTGGGCATGGAATCTGCGGTCGGCCGGGTCGTGGTATTCCCGCTCACATGCTGCGCACATGGGGAAGCAGGCCATGCAGGTCGAGTCCCGGTCGTAGGGTACTGAGTGAGTAATCGTAAACCGGGGGCCGCAGTTGGTGCAGTTGGTGAACGGATACATGTACCGGGAGTTGGCGGGATCGTGGATCTCGGCCCGGCATTCGGAACACATGGCTATATCCGGACTGATCAGGATGCTGTGTCCGGGTCCGGTGGAGCTGGCCTGGATGTGAAAGCCGGAGAACCGGGGAGGGTTCTCCAGCCATATGCTTTCCAGGGCGGTGATCCGGGCCACCGGCGGGAGGTCCGTCTCCAGCCTTCGGCAAAAGGCCTGTACAGACTCCGTCTGGCCCTGGACAATGATCTCCACTCCCTGGGACGTATTGCGCACCTCTCCGCTCAGGTGCTCCTCCTGGGCCAAGCGGAAGACAAAGGGCCGAAACCCGACGCCCTGAACTCTGCCGCTGAGGGTGAGGTGCAGGGCAGGGGGTGGATTTTCCGATTTACTGGTCATGGCTGTAAGCTGCGGCAGCGGAGGTAATGCAGGTATTCTCCAGATCGTCGGCCCAAGTTCCGCCATTCAGGAGGAAGGCGAACCCCCCGGATGGTCCGCAGGTCCGCCTGGGCCCGGCTGAAATGGTCGTGTCCGTGAACGGCCCTGATCAGGCTCCAGAAGTCCTCCATCAACCCTTGGGCCTGCAGGTCCAGGAGCAGTGCGACCCGGTGCTCAGGGGCCAGGCGGTCGTAGTGTGCAGCCGTCTGGCTCCAGGCTGCGGCCAGCCGGCCGGCGGCTGTCATTGTATTGGGCAACCGAAGCCTGCGGCCCAGGGCCCCAGCCCGTTCTGCACTCATGGAATCCGGAACGCAGCCCGCAGTGCGGGCTGAAGCATCTTCCAGGCTGTGGACCAGGGCCATCCACACCCTCAGCTCCCTGCCGGCCAGACGATCCATGATCCGGGCGGACCGCTTCCGGTCTGCTCGGAGGAGTTCGTTCAGCCAGGGATGCAGACAGGTCGTACAGGCCAGAAGGCGCAGGAAATTGCCGGGTTTGGAGCCGCCACAGGCCAGGCGGACTTCCCGGCCCACCCGTTCGGGGGCTATGCGGTCCAGCATCCCGGCCGAGGCCACCCGGGTCATAAGGGACAGAAGCTCCGGCGCCGGACGGAACTCGGGCAGGCAGGCCTTGAATCTGGCCGCACGGATGACCCGGAGGGGATCGGCAAAAAAGTTTTCTGCCCGCACCGGCCGCAGCCATCTGTGAGCCAGATCGGATACGGCCAGGGGGTGAGTGTACAGATATCCGGACTGGTCCAGGGCCAGGGCATTGACGGTCAGGTCCCTGCCCAGCAGGTCCTGGTCGATGTTTTGGGCAGCTGAAACAGTATACTGTCTGCCCCGAAGCAGAAACACCGGATGGCTTTGCCCGACCTTTCTGGCCCGGGGATATGTCCGGGCGAACTCCTCTTCCCTGCAGCCCACGACGACATAGTCTGTGTCCAGCACAGGTCTGCCCAGGAAGG includes:
- the nadE gene encoding NAD(+) synthase; this encodes MQTEKVCEFIVDWLIDYSRHAGTKGFVVGVSGGIDSAVTSTLCARTGMQVLAVDMPIYQPQSQMELSARHIAWLEASFTQVQGVRVDLTSAFQAVENTLPRDIQDDLTMANTRSRLRMLTLYAFAAHHGMLVPGTGNKIEDFGVGFFTKYGDGGVDIAPIADLMKSEVYALGRHLGVVQEIMDVPPTDGLWADSRSDQDQLGASYTELEQAMQFAEQGGDPSFLSDREREVLDIYTKLHAKNRHKMEPIPVAVIPGHLR
- the mltG gene encoding endolytic transglycosylase MltG, translated to MKIVWKRRAAVVLCTSFIAALLCAVFALQYTFLPVQTPGTTVHIRIQPGQSLAQITDELRANKVIARPKLFRLLAVCSGLSTNIQAGEFEVDTGWSRLHILRTLARGPQVLHTLRIPEGLTWWQTADIVGQSGLTSYDAFNAAIHDQDILKEFNIPADSAEGYLFPETYHLPRPADRDAEPIVRLMLREFSTKVQTLWPESSPDPKRIHDLVILASLVEKETGRPDERRTVAGVFANRLQRGMRLQCDSSIIYGLGQSFDGNLTRSHLRDQGNAYNTYTHAGLPPGPICSPGLASLQAAKNPEQHNYLYFVSKGDGSHHFSRTLTEHNRAVRRYQLR
- a CDS encoding FAD-binding and (Fe-S)-binding domain-containing protein, with protein sequence MHNKTPHISVPGQTILNRVLSIPAEEFRSWSESTQELATSLSFEFFIVRYNPFIPAESVAKSVFKRLEAEKGGIAPGEYAQIKNGLESFWEEYQNDQQFKSQVKQRLAQIMPSEHIVTAPNALVECATDATDLRLEIPMLLVAPGSTEEVQRIIALANEMEFSIVPRGGGSGLTGGAIPAARRTIILSLSRMKSILSIDTYDMVLCAQTGVITLNAIEAVAEHGLLFTVDPASKASSSLGGNISENAGGPFAFEYGTTLDNILSYTMVQPSGQSITVTRRNHPRHKILPRETAVFDVTDHQGNLLRTVSLEGGDIRAPGLGKDVSNKVLGGLPGIQKEGVDGIITEACFTLYPKPEHSQTLCLEFFGQSMHNAMRVITELVQLRDRIREQGDLVKMSSLEEFGTKYVQAIEYEKKSQKYEGEPISVLLIQIDSGDLQALEQIKQDIVAIAEKVDNVDVFVARDEKEAEEFWHDRHRLSAITKHTSGFKINEDVVIPIQAIPEFADFIEELNLHYLARAYRKALQQVSELDQVDPGDEFIDMEMTFANKVLKRKISSKKLAEQEFELQIHYFFQDLISRHPQHAQDLEDIHRHMSSTRIIIANHMHAGDGNCHVNLPVNSNDQEMLRLAEEAAGKVFRKVLELSGSVSGEHGIGITKIAFLDQKKIQDLFAYKQQVDPKNLLNPGKLVQSGIQQIPYTFSFNRLIQDIAKTSLPHKDKLIELLRTIQTCSRCGKCKQVCPMYYPERGFLYHPRNKIITLGALIEALYYSLLDKGQPDKHIMESLEDILERCTACGKCTAICPVKINVPDQVLSMRSFLEEDFWTGQHPIKTRVMKYLSRNPERVPAAAKVSSIGQSVQKQTIARLPRSWRERRTNILFREPAPSLDFTNLYQVLQPGEPPILWPRGHRPGAPVSGVYYFPGCGASLFSKEIGLAAINLLLSLGTAVIIPPRQQCCGYPLLASGSHQEYRATQNAADEGIGRAISLAQEHRIQLRAVVTSCGTCRESLLRTRTMSRKNADPKLLDILQYVDQRYGARIEEQVKAGRSAQEEDRDVSRHPLLLHSSCHSEWSGLPANTSSQVYALALSRMLDQPVKLSPGCCGESGLGALTSPHIYNTIRDRKKAQLALDIQDYPLQLPVVVSCPSCKIGIRRILLDLQPKREVIHALEYINRVVYGREWAKKIQNELKSGEFNSA
- a CDS encoding MucR family transcriptional regulator, producing MEEHVQEALDIVKAQASVRNMTEEEITSMVQGLSKQLKKITEGGAESQERTEQPQEPAVDPKKAIREKSVVCLECGKTFKVLTKRHLALHGLTPEEYKEKWGMKKNTALIAKGLARQRKQKMNEMQLWKRRKANNS
- the hypF gene encoding carbamoyltransferase HypF — encoded protein: MTSKSENPPPALHLTLSGRVQGVGFRPFVFRLAQEEHLSGEVRNTSQGVEIIVQGQTESVQAFCRRLETDLPPVARITALESIWLENPPRFSGFHIQASSTGPGHSILISPDIAMCSECRAEIHDPANSRYMYPFTNCTNCGPRFTITHSVPYDRDSTCMACFPMCAACEREYHDPADRRFHAQPNACPACGPGVWSPGSSDASDLAGHQALDATVAALAQGRIVAVKGLGGFHLACLATDSRAVQRLRQRKNRPGKPLAVMVRDESAARALARPTDQDISWLAGSVRPIVLVPKRIPGPLADSLAPDTDRIGLMLPYTPLHDILLSKLEACFPKDHPAAVVMTSGNAGSEPIALGNREALERLGHIADLFLLHNRDILVRSDDSVLCTLPDRESPLLYRRARGFVPSPVALGQSGPSTLGLGPELKATVCLTKHDQAFVSQHIGDVQNLATFGFYQETIAHLQTILQTVPHALVTDLHPDFMTTRYAAEQTGRPIFALQHHTAHILAVLTENRLDQPSLGLALDGTGLGPDHTLWGGELLYVDPSRMETHRLGHFSPVALPGGDKAAAEPWRTAQSFLFSLGKHAPENREWPWLKAFPAASDMVGQMLDKGINCAVSTSCGRLFDAVSALLGLCLEIEYEGQAAIRLEQVQSREEGPGYRCPVKPGVQTPALDTMHLFAQVYADWTLGRNPSSISRWFHLGLIQGLCDWALAASRTTGLAHVALSGGVLQNATLARRLPAELAKRGLVPLVHHSLPPNDACISLGQAVYGRFRLSKG
- the ruvX gene encoding Holliday junction resolvase RuvX → MRVLAIDFGLKRVGLAMSDPGGTLALPYATLVKKDNSQLFSEIKDVLDLEGVDCLVVGLPVGLEGEETLSTRQARNFARRLSRITSRPVYLQDETLSSTEAAQRLRESGLSARKQKPVLDQMAAVVILESFLASSSPTDCTPTTGHTE